In Solanum stenotomum isolate F172 chromosome 6, ASM1918654v1, whole genome shotgun sequence, one DNA window encodes the following:
- the LOC125868789 gene encoding receptor kinase-like protein Xa21: MSGLTTLIIEGNNLTGCIPPEIGNELSGLIPECLGDLSMLQYLYLGSNKFSSKFPSNLWKMSGLLFLNVSQNSLEGEVPSDIGELKVIIALDLSSNHFSGMLPSRLGELLNLQSLDLSNNSFFGQIPLSLANLISLEFLNLSLNALSEGVIPSGGVFANSTLQSFLGNKGLCGVHILEIPACAITYPGKQSKLKEVVLKIVTPVKKGKSKDVEKVQEIKTHQLVSYHEIQLATNNFDESNLIGVGGSCSVYKGTLSGGTLVAIKVLDLQSEEVCKRFDTECKVMRNVRHRNLVPVITTCSSDYIRAFVLQSMSNGSLENWFYREESNLNLLQRVAIMLDVAVAIEYLHHGHNTPIVHCGLKPANVLLDEDMVAYVGDFGISKILAISKSMAYTETLGTLGYIAPGMLPATLKYAVVDQIKLNSSSFTIHNEKNVITLDNLIVPDSREEKEEMLVLKLL, from the exons ATGAGCGGTCTTACAACCCTAATCATTGAAGGAAACAACTTGACAGGGTGTATTCCTCCTGAGATTG GTAATGAGCTCTCTGGATTAATTCCAGAATGCTTAGGAGATCTTAGCATGCTACAATATCTTTATTTGGGTTCtaataaattttcatcaaaatttccatcaaaCCTTTGGAAAATGAGTGGTCTTCTCTTTCTAAACGTGTCACAAAATTCTTTAGAGGGAGAAGTTCCATCAGATATTGGAGAACTTAAAGTCATTATAGCGCTAGATCTTTCCAGTAATCACTTTTCAGGAATGTTACCAAGCAGATTGGGAGAACTCCTAAACCTGCAGTCTCTTGACCTATCAAACAATTCATTTTTTGGACAAATTCCATTATCCCTTGCCAACTTGATAAGCttggaattcttgaatttgtctTTAAATGCATTGTCAG AAGGTGTAATACCGAGTGGTGGTGTGTTTGCAAATTCCACTCTGCAATCATTTCTTGGGAACAAAGGTCTATGTGGAGtccacatattggagattcctGCTTGTGCTATCACTTATCCTGGAAAACAATCAAAGCTTAAGGAGGTTGTGCTAAAAATTGTTACTCCAGTG AAGAAAGGAAAGTCCAAAGATGTTGAAAAGGTACAGGAGATCAAGACTCATCAATTAGTTTCTTATCACGAGATTCAACTAgcaacaaataattttgatgaatcaAATTTAATTGGTGTGGGAGGTTCTTGTTCTGTGTACAAAGGCACATTATCTGGTGGAACTTTGGTGGCCATTAAGGTTCTGGATTTGCAAAGTGAGGAAGTATGCAAAAGGTTTGACACCGAATGCAAAGTGATGAGAAATGTTAGACATAGAAATCTTGTTCCGGTTATTACTACTTGTTCTAGTGACTACATAAGAGCCTTCGTTCTGCAATCTATGTCAAATGGGAGTCTTGAGAATTGGTTCTACAGAGAAGAGTCCAACTTAAACCTTCTTCAAAGAGTCGCCATAATGCTTGATGTGGCTGTGGCAATTGAATATCTACACCATGGGCATAACACTCCAATAGTTCATTGCGGCCTAAAGCCAGCCAACGTTCTTTTGGATGAAGATATGGTAGCTTATGTTGGTGATTTTGGAATCTCTAAAATTTTAGCGATAAGCAAGTCCATGGCTTATACAGAGACATTGGGCACTCTTGGATACATTGCACCag GCATGCTTCCTGCAACGCTCAAATATGCTGTCGTAGATCAAATTAAATTGAACTCCAGCTCTTTCACGATTCACAATGAAAAGAATGTGATCACATTAGACAATCTTATAGTACCTGATTCcagagaagaaaaagaggaaatgTTAGTTTTAAAGCTTCTCTGA
- the LOC125868788 gene encoding uncharacterized protein LOC125868788: protein MGDNNDEVGLTDVVVAQPAAVDQDELVLQLMQQIAKMRVKMQRMQDLPNPVFAFNPPGDGRPPLHFSSLSTEQNPSIALPLPQKTTFQIPIPNEPYANCSEIDHYEEREREWRSKEEAVKLNMKEEIRKAMKEIDCIPEVDGLSYEDLCIHPDLDLPEGFKVPRFDTFGGTGNPLEHLRAYSLEWFTSYETKQWSSLNALAKDFVERFAYNVEIVPDCYSLERIRKKSTESYREYAYKWRKKAARVRPPMSEKEIVEVFIRIQEPEYYDRIMLLIGAKFAEIVKVGKAIEDGIKAGKISRVAAPTKSSGLLKKKRDDVSSISYAFDGKGHFRKSSPYKGHPRAPQNSYPACYTQSGYQTPPPSYQFPPLVYQTPFPYYQNTHPYYLAPSVNCSNIQSSYQTPPPHYQNTHPSYRAPQYRNFQTQVPTHQNPPNYRQVPLHPGNNYNPPREKKPSRVFTPLVESRTQLFERLKSAGLIQTIDPNNINVNSKLYRSDLHCAYHSGGAGHITENYINLKHKIQDLIDQKVVTLQTATPNVDSNPMPNHGGVTINMVEVEEDLNVKKVLSQLTLKSLRKLQPLQP, encoded by the exons ATGGGTGATAACAATGACGAGGTTGGCTTGACTGATGTTGTCGTGGCTCAGCCTGCTGCCGTTGATCAAGATGAATTAGTTTTACAGTTAATGCAACAAATTGCCAAAATGAGGGTCAAAATGCAAAGAATGCAAGATTTGCCTAATCCAGTTTTCGCTTTCAACCCTCCAGGAGATGGAAGACCTCCACTCCACTTTTCTTCTCTAAGCACGGAACAG AATCCCTCCATTGCTCTGCCATTACCTCAAAAAACTACTTTTCAAATTCCAATTCCAAATGAACCCTACGCCAACTGTTCTGAGATTGATCACTATGAGGAACGAGAGAGAGaatggaggtcaaaggaagaggcagtcaaactgaatatgaaagaagagatCAGGAAAGCCATGAAGGAGATAGATTGTATTCCTGAAGTCGATGGGTTGAGTTATGAGGATTTGTGCATCCATCCGGATCTGGACCTCCCGGAAGGGTTTAAAGTGCCAAGATTCGACACTTTTGGAGGAACAGGGAATCCCTTGGAAcacctgagggcctact CGTTAGAATGGTTTACCTCATATGAGACAAAACAGTGGTCTAGCTTGAATGCACTAGCTAAAGATTTCGTCGAACGGTTtgcctacaatgtggagatcgttcctgattGCTATTCTTTGGAGAGAATTAGGAAGAAATCCACTGAAAGCTATCGTGAATATGCGTATAAGTGGAGGAAGAAAGCCGCTCGGGTTCGACCTCCCATGTCTGAGAAGGAGATCGTTGAAGTGTTCATACGTATTCAAGAGCCAGAGTATTATGACAGGATAATGTTGCtcattggagcaaaatttgcggagatagtcaaggtaggtaaGGCTATCGAAGATGGGATTAAAGCTGGAAAGATTTCTCGCGTTGCCGCCCCAACCAAATCTTCAGGACTgttgaaaaagaagagagatgATGTGTCTTCTATTTCCTACGCATTTGATGGAAAAGGACACTTCAGAAAATCCTCACCTTACAAAGGTCATCCTCGAGCTCCACAAAATTCATATCCAGCTTGTTATACCCAATCAGGTTATCAAACTCCACCACCGAGTTACCAATTTCCACCTCTTGTTTACCAAACTCCATTTCCATattaccaaaatacccatcCATATTACCTAGCTCCATCAGTTAATTGTTCAAATATCCAATCAAGTTACCAAACTCCACCTCCGCACTACCAAAACACTCATCCTAGCTACCGAGCTCCACAATACAGAAATTTCCAAACGCAAGTACCAACTCACCAAAATCCTCCAAACTACCGTCAAGTACCTTTACATCCAGGAAATAATTACAATCCTCCTCGTGAGAAGAAACCTTCTAGAGTCTTTACTCCTTTGGTTGAGAGCCGAACACAACTTTTTGAGAGATTGAAATCGGCTGGCCTAATACAGACAATTGATCCAAATAATATCAATGTCAACTCCAAGCTTTATAGATCCGATCTTCACTGTGCTTACCATTCAGGAGGTGCTGGGCATATTACCGAGAATTATATCAACTTGAAGCATAAAATTCAGGACTTGATAGACCAAAAGGTCGTCACTCTTCAGACTGCCACTCCTAATGTTGATAGTAACCCCATGCCGAATCATGGAGGGGTAACTATTAATATGGTTGAAGTCGAAGAAGATTTGAATGTGAAGAAAGTTTTATCTCAGCTAACCTTGAAAAGCTTGAGAAAGTTGCAGCCCCTCCAACCATAA